The proteins below come from a single Prunus dulcis unplaced genomic scaffold, ALMONDv2, whole genome shotgun sequence genomic window:
- the LOC117613136 gene encoding uncharacterized protein LOC117613136, with protein MHRKKLMHGKLKDMKSYVVVGDEQQMKIINIENKLTRDKERQQKLQDLRDFKVMLRDLSCRIIGEEANNWNDLTLFLNFFDKGSGYEDDIFVDQLIEHPFLKTPIERIKLYAGFHQKILTRTLRRFCEFERSKSFGGYLPWNTKKMAGWMTDIYDYKHANKYDGNRPADLIRFVKNIRNHYAKKKVPIEVVDAEVRRLYSEFFNEVHVFS; from the exons ATGCATCGTAAAAAACTTATGCATGGAAAATTGAAGGATATGAAGAGTTATGTTGTAGTTGGAGATGAgcaacaaatgaaaataatcaATATTGAGAATAAATTGACTCGTGATAAAGAAAGGCAGCAAAAGCTCCAAGATTTAAGAGACTTCAAAGTTATGTTGCGAGATCTATCATGTCGTATTATAGGGGAAGAAGCTAATAATTGGAATGATCTTACCTTGTTTTTGAACTTCTTCGACAAAGGCTCTGGATATGA ggaTGACATTTTTGTTGATCAACTTATAGAGCATCCTTTCTTGAAAACCCCTATCGAGAGGATCAAGTTATATGCTGGTTTTCATCAGAAAATATTGACACGAACTCTTAGAAGATTTTGTGAGTTTGAGCGATCGAAAAGTTTTGGTGGGTATTTGCCATGGAATACTAAGAAGATGGCTGGTTGGATGACAGATATTTACGATTATAAGCATGCTAATAAATATGATGGTAATCGTCCAGCAGATCTAATCAGATTTGTCAAGAATATAAGGAATCACTATGCTAAGAAGAAGGTCCCCATTGAAGTTGTTGATGCGGAAGTAAGAAGGCTATATTCTGAGTTTTTCAATGAGGTCCATGTCTTCTCATGA
- the LOC117613135 gene encoding alpha-N-acetylglucosaminidase-like, translating into MQGWLFSYDPFWRPPQMKALLQSVPAGRLVVLDLFAEVKPIWITTEQFYGVPYIWCMLHNFAGNVEMYGVLDAIASGPIDARTSENSTMVGVGMSMEGIEQNPIVYDLMSEMAFQHNKVDAKAWIDQYSGRRYGRSVPSIQDAWNILYHTLYNCTDGAYDKNRDVIVAFPDVDPSFISIPPEAFQPNENPVAGRAVLKEITDSFDQPHLWYSTSEVIHALDIFIASGDELSESNAYRYDLVDLTRQALAKYANQLFLKVIEAYQFNDAIGLARHSQKFLGLVEDMDTLLACHDGFLLGPWLESAKKLAQDEEQEKQFEWNARTQITMWFDNTKEEASLLRDYGNKYWSGLLRDYYGPRAAIYFKYLTQSLEWGSEFRLKDWRREWIKLTNDWQNSRKEFPVKSSGNALNTSRWLFDKYLGSSAENIQSLHGAATEIVI; encoded by the exons GCACTTTTACAGTCTGTTCCTGCGGGGAGGCTGGTAGTCCTCGATCTGTTTGCTGAAGTGAAACCCATATGGATTACTACAGAGCAGTTTTATGGTGTTCCTTACATATG GTGTATGCTGCACAATTTTGCAGGAAACGTTGAAATGTACGGAGTTTTGGATGCGATAGCGTCTGGACCAATTGATGCTCGTACAAGTGAAAACTCAACAATG GTTGGTGTCGGAATGTCAATGGAAGGTATAGAACAAAACCCGATTGTTTATGATCTCATGTCTGAGATGGCGTTTCAACACAACAAAGTTGATGCTAAG GCCTGGATTGATCAATATTCTGGAAGACGTTATGGCCGTTCAGTTCCTTCAATACAAGATGCCTGGAATATATTATATCACACCCTCTATAACTGCACCGACGGTGCCTAT GACAAAAATAGGGATGTAATTGTGGCATTTCCCGACGTTGATCCATCCTTTATATCAATACCGCCTGAAGCGTTTCAACCAAATGAGAACCCAGTAGCAGGGAGAGCAGTTCTAAAGGAAATAACTGATTCATTTGACCAACCTCATTTATGGTATTCAACATCTGAAGTGATACATGCATTagatatttttattgcaagtGGAGATGAACTCTCAGAAAGTAATGCTTACAG GTATGACCTTGTGGACCTGACTAGACAAGCTTTAGCTAAGTATGCAAACCAGCTATTTCTAAAGGTCATAGAAGCTTATCAGTTTAATGATGCCATCGGACTGGCTCGCCACAGCCAGAAGTTTTTGGGTCTAGTTGAAGACATGGACACACTCTTAGCCTGCCATGATGGATTTCTCCTAGGACCTTGGTTAGAAAGTGCAAAGAAACTCGCCCAAGATGAAGAACAGGAAAAGCAG TTTGAATGGAATGCTAGAACTCAGATAACTATGTGGTTTGACAACACAAAGGAGGAAGCAAGTCTGCTTCGCGACTATG GAAATAAGTATTGGAGTGGGCTTCTGCGAGATTATTATGGCCCTCGAGCAGCTATATATTTTAAGTATTTAACACAAAGCTTGGAGTGGGGCAGTGAGTTTCGGTTGAAGGACTGGAGGAGAGAGTGGATAAAGCTTACAAATGATTGGCAAAACAGCAGGAAGGAATTTCCTGTGAAAAGTAGTGGAAATGCTCTCAACACGTCCAGATGGCTTTTTGATAAGTATTTAGGATCAAGTGCTGAAAACATACAATCCCTGCATGGAGCTGCTACTGAGATTGTAATATAA